One window of the Gambusia affinis linkage group LG13, SWU_Gaff_1.0, whole genome shotgun sequence genome contains the following:
- the LOC122842489 gene encoding E3 ubiquitin-protein ligase TRIM8-like isoform X1, with the protein MDNKYCTPSVWISTEAMDASWKNCFEEELLCPICLNVFDEPIQLPCKHNFCKSCISEAWAKESAAVRCPECNHDYDQKPALEKNFKLANIVKRFNALNAEKAPAVLHCVLCRRGPPLPVRKVCLRCKEPCCQTHVQTHLQQPCPAPGHLLVDIEELSAWTCPTHEEYRLLHCEEEQVALCPFCYISHCTNQRHTVCDVDTRRVQMQAMLMRQQDRLDCRVQNIDEQLSKLDSDKTLLKEAVCELKERVRAQYQRMYALLEANQAETVQMLERTYTMYVRKNSQQVLQLNEKRQESEKLLSSVQSFCQRTESLNFMKNTKPYQLLMDRLDSHLSGAIPPLRVGQLNSHHFLSDLSAREKNLRKMLEEPFNEASILEIIQSHSSHAGSQLGMSSGLQKRKYSMAFLESNSENSSSQDPPHLIYSSKKPFLTEQSHRSSSVYSSEVLPQTPHTSGRLLDSAAHHMVGLGSSSSHHSGNLFPSSHFPSGGASQQSMYESRKVLMCTLNNCCCSRAPASRAQPPYPAADTFPSQGFPPHAPLSASQPLQHFPVRGLMDASQTSRHPDFYGLYGQSSTKHYGTK; encoded by the exons ATGGACAATAAATA CTGTACACCATCAGTTTGGATCTCCACCGAAGCAATGGATGCAAGCTGGAAAAACTGCTTCGAGGAAGAGCTTCTCTGCCCTATATGTCTGAATGTCTTTGATGAGCCGATCCAGTTGCCATGCAAGCACAACTTCTGCAAAAGTTGCATCTCTGAGGCCTGGGCCAAGGAAAGCGCGGCGGTCCGCTGTCCTGAGTGCAACCACGACTACGACCAGAAGCCAGCGCTGGAGAAGAACTTTAAGCTCGCCAACATAGTTAAGCGGTTTAACGCTCTGAATGCAGAGAAAGCCCCCGCTGTGCTGCACTGTGTCCTCTGCAGACGAGGCCCCCCGCTGCCCGTGAGAAAAGTGTGCCTGCGTTGCAAGGAGCCTTGCTGCCAGACCCACGTCCAGACGCACCTGCAGCAGCCGTGCCCGGCGCCGGGACACCTGTTAGTAGACATCGAAGAGCTGAGCGCCTGGACGTGTCCTACTCATGAGGAATACAGGTTGCTCCACTGTGAGGAAGAGCAGGTGGCTCTGTGCCCCTTCTGCTACATCTCCCACTGCACGAACCAAAGACACACAGTGTGCGATGTGGACACACGGCGCGTACAAATGCAG GCCATGCTAATGAGGCAGCAAGACAGACTGGATTGTCGTGTTCAGAACATCGATGAGCAGCTCAGCAAGCTGGACTCGGATAAAACCCTTCTGAAG GAGGCTGTGTGCGAGCTGAAGGAGCGTGTCCGAGCTCAGTATCAGAGGATGTATGCGCTGCTTGAGGCAAACCAAGCGGAGACTGTGCAGATGCTGGAGAGGACTTACACCATGTATGTGAGGAAGAACTCGCAGCAGGTCCTGCAGCTCAACGAGAAGCGGCAGGAGTCAGAAAAGCTCCTGAGCTCGGTTCAGTCCTTCTGTCAAAGAACAGAGAGTTTAAACTTCATGAAG aacaccAAACCTTACCAGCTGCTGATGGATAG gttAGACTCGCATCTAAGCGGGGCCATCCCTCCCCTCAGAGTAGGCCAACTAAACTCTCATCATTTTTTATCCGACCTCTCGGCGAGAGAGAAGAACCTGCGAAAAATGCTTGAAG AGCCGTTTAATGAAGCGTCCATTCTTGAGATCATCCAGTCTCACAGCAGCCATGCTGGTTCTCAGCTGGGAATGAGTTCAGGCCTGCAGAAGAGGAAATACAGCATGGCCTTCCTGGAGAGTAACTCAGAAAACTCCTCTTCCCAGGATCCTCCACATTTAATCTACAGCAGCAAAAAGCCCTTCCTGACTGAGCAGAGCCACCGTTCCTCCTCTGTCTATTCCTCTGAGGTCCTCCCCCAAACTCCCCATACCTCCGGTCGCCTCCTTGACTCGGCGGCGCATCACATGGTGGGCCTGGGGTCAAGTTCTAGCCACCACTCAGGAAACCTTTTCCCATCGTCCCACTTCCCCAGTGGAGGAGCGTCGCAGCAATCCATGTACGAGAGCAGGAAAGTGCTGATGTGCACCCTGAataactgctgctgctccagaGCGCCGGCTTCTCGCGCCCAGCCTCCGTACCCGGCGGCGGATACCTTCCCCTCTCAGGGGTTCCCCCCTCACGCCCCACTTTCTGCGAGTCAGCCCTTGCAGCATTTTCCCGTCAGGGGCCTGATGGATGCGTCGCAAACCTCCAGGCATCCTGATTTCTACGGCCTGTACGGCCAATCTTCAACCAAGCATTACGGGACCaaataa
- the LOC122842489 gene encoding E3 ubiquitin-protein ligase TRIM8-like isoform X2 — translation MDASWKNCFEEELLCPICLNVFDEPIQLPCKHNFCKSCISEAWAKESAAVRCPECNHDYDQKPALEKNFKLANIVKRFNALNAEKAPAVLHCVLCRRGPPLPVRKVCLRCKEPCCQTHVQTHLQQPCPAPGHLLVDIEELSAWTCPTHEEYRLLHCEEEQVALCPFCYISHCTNQRHTVCDVDTRRVQMQAMLMRQQDRLDCRVQNIDEQLSKLDSDKTLLKEAVCELKERVRAQYQRMYALLEANQAETVQMLERTYTMYVRKNSQQVLQLNEKRQESEKLLSSVQSFCQRTESLNFMKNTKPYQLLMDRLDSHLSGAIPPLRVGQLNSHHFLSDLSAREKNLRKMLEEPFNEASILEIIQSHSSHAGSQLGMSSGLQKRKYSMAFLESNSENSSSQDPPHLIYSSKKPFLTEQSHRSSSVYSSEVLPQTPHTSGRLLDSAAHHMVGLGSSSSHHSGNLFPSSHFPSGGASQQSMYESRKVLMCTLNNCCCSRAPASRAQPPYPAADTFPSQGFPPHAPLSASQPLQHFPVRGLMDASQTSRHPDFYGLYGQSSTKHYGTK, via the exons ATGGATGCAAGCTGGAAAAACTGCTTCGAGGAAGAGCTTCTCTGCCCTATATGTCTGAATGTCTTTGATGAGCCGATCCAGTTGCCATGCAAGCACAACTTCTGCAAAAGTTGCATCTCTGAGGCCTGGGCCAAGGAAAGCGCGGCGGTCCGCTGTCCTGAGTGCAACCACGACTACGACCAGAAGCCAGCGCTGGAGAAGAACTTTAAGCTCGCCAACATAGTTAAGCGGTTTAACGCTCTGAATGCAGAGAAAGCCCCCGCTGTGCTGCACTGTGTCCTCTGCAGACGAGGCCCCCCGCTGCCCGTGAGAAAAGTGTGCCTGCGTTGCAAGGAGCCTTGCTGCCAGACCCACGTCCAGACGCACCTGCAGCAGCCGTGCCCGGCGCCGGGACACCTGTTAGTAGACATCGAAGAGCTGAGCGCCTGGACGTGTCCTACTCATGAGGAATACAGGTTGCTCCACTGTGAGGAAGAGCAGGTGGCTCTGTGCCCCTTCTGCTACATCTCCCACTGCACGAACCAAAGACACACAGTGTGCGATGTGGACACACGGCGCGTACAAATGCAG GCCATGCTAATGAGGCAGCAAGACAGACTGGATTGTCGTGTTCAGAACATCGATGAGCAGCTCAGCAAGCTGGACTCGGATAAAACCCTTCTGAAG GAGGCTGTGTGCGAGCTGAAGGAGCGTGTCCGAGCTCAGTATCAGAGGATGTATGCGCTGCTTGAGGCAAACCAAGCGGAGACTGTGCAGATGCTGGAGAGGACTTACACCATGTATGTGAGGAAGAACTCGCAGCAGGTCCTGCAGCTCAACGAGAAGCGGCAGGAGTCAGAAAAGCTCCTGAGCTCGGTTCAGTCCTTCTGTCAAAGAACAGAGAGTTTAAACTTCATGAAG aacaccAAACCTTACCAGCTGCTGATGGATAG gttAGACTCGCATCTAAGCGGGGCCATCCCTCCCCTCAGAGTAGGCCAACTAAACTCTCATCATTTTTTATCCGACCTCTCGGCGAGAGAGAAGAACCTGCGAAAAATGCTTGAAG AGCCGTTTAATGAAGCGTCCATTCTTGAGATCATCCAGTCTCACAGCAGCCATGCTGGTTCTCAGCTGGGAATGAGTTCAGGCCTGCAGAAGAGGAAATACAGCATGGCCTTCCTGGAGAGTAACTCAGAAAACTCCTCTTCCCAGGATCCTCCACATTTAATCTACAGCAGCAAAAAGCCCTTCCTGACTGAGCAGAGCCACCGTTCCTCCTCTGTCTATTCCTCTGAGGTCCTCCCCCAAACTCCCCATACCTCCGGTCGCCTCCTTGACTCGGCGGCGCATCACATGGTGGGCCTGGGGTCAAGTTCTAGCCACCACTCAGGAAACCTTTTCCCATCGTCCCACTTCCCCAGTGGAGGAGCGTCGCAGCAATCCATGTACGAGAGCAGGAAAGTGCTGATGTGCACCCTGAataactgctgctgctccagaGCGCCGGCTTCTCGCGCCCAGCCTCCGTACCCGGCGGCGGATACCTTCCCCTCTCAGGGGTTCCCCCCTCACGCCCCACTTTCTGCGAGTCAGCCCTTGCAGCATTTTCCCGTCAGGGGCCTGATGGATGCGTCGCAAACCTCCAGGCATCCTGATTTCTACGGCCTGTACGGCCAATCTTCAACCAAGCATTACGGGACCaaataa